In Lycium ferocissimum isolate CSIRO_LF1 chromosome 7, AGI_CSIRO_Lferr_CH_V1, whole genome shotgun sequence, the sequence GAAGCTTTGAAAAAGTCACCAGGTTTCATTTCAGCTTATAAAGATAGAACAGTGGAACctcatactacccacacatctGATTTCCTCAAACTCAATGCTTCATCAGGGCTATGGCCAGCTTCTGGTTTAGGCCAAGATGTGATCATTGGTGTTCTTGACTCTGGTGTCTGGCCAGAATCCCCAAGTTTCCAAGATGACGGTATGCCTGAAATCCCCAAAAGGTGGAAGGGAATTTGCAAGCCAGGCACTCAGTTTAATACTTCAATGTGCAACAGAAAACTCATTGGGGCTAATTACTTCAATAAGGGAATTTTGGCTAATGATCCCACTGTTaacatttccatgaattctGCCAGGGATACTGATGGTCATGGCACACATGTAGCTTCAATTTCTGCTGGGAATTTCGCCAAAGGTGTTTCCTTTTTTGGATATGCACTAGGAACAGCAAGAGGGGTCGCGCCACATGCTAGGCTAGCTGTATACAAGTTTAGCTTTAATGAAGGAACATTTTTATCAGATTTAGTTGCTGCTATGGACCAAGCTGTCGCGGATGGTGTTGACATGATATCCATATCATACGGGTCCCGTTTCACTCCCTTGTATGAAGATGCGATATCAATTGCTTCTTTTGGAGCTATGATGAAAGGAGTTCTTGTTTCAGCTTCAGCAGGAAACCTAGGTCCGGATACTGGAACTTTAAAAAACGGATCTCCATGGATCTTGTGCGTGGCATCAGGCCACACTGACCGGACATTTGCAGGAACTTTGACTTTGGGCAATGGCTTAAAAATTAGGGGGTGGAGCTTGTTTCCTGGAAGAGCCATTGTTATGGATTCACCAGTGATTTACAACAAGACTCTGTCTGGTTGCAGTTCCGAGGAATTGCTATCACAAGTTGAAGATCCCGAACGCACCATCATTATATGTGATGATAACGGGGATTCCTCTGATCAAATGCGTACTGTCACTCGAGCAAGACTCAAAGCGGGCATATTTATTTCTGATGATCCAGGAGTGTTCAGGTCTGCTTCATTTCCCAACCCCGGAGTTGTGATTAATAAAAAGGAAGGGAAACAAGTCATCAATTATGTGAAAAATAATGTCACTCCCACAGCCACCATCATGTTCCAAGAGACATATCTAGATGCAAAGCCAGCACCGGTTGTTGCTGCATCCTCCGGACGAGGCCCCTCTAGAAGCTACTTGGGAATTGCAAAGCCAGATATATTGGCACCAGGGGTGTTGATTCTTGCAGCATATCCGCCAAACGTATTTGCTACAAGTATTGGGGCGAACATACAATTGTCCAGTGACTACATTCTTGAATCAGGCACATCCATGGCTGCACCACATGCTGCTGGAATTGCAGCAATGCTAAAAGCCGCGCATCCTGAGTGGAGCCCTTCAGCTATTCGCTCTGCCATGATGACCACAGCAGATCCTTTGGACAACACTCGAAAACCTATTCTAGATTCGGACGTTAATTGGGCAGCCACGCCCTTAGCCATGGGATCAGGACACGTTGATCCCAACAGAGCACTCGATCCTGGCCTAGTATATGATGCTACTCCACAAGATTACGTAAATCTCCTATGCTCTATGAATTTCACAGAAGAGCAATTCAAAACATTTGCAAGATCATCAGCCAATTACCACAACTGCTCAAATCCATCTGCGGATCTCAATTACCCATCATTCATTGCCTTGTACAGCGAAGAGGGCAACTTCACCTTGTTGGAGCAGAAATTCAGGAGGACAGTTACAAATGTTGGTCAAGGGGCAGCTACTTATAAAGCTAAGATAAAAGCTCCCAAGAAATCTAAAGTTTCAG encodes:
- the LOC132063191 gene encoding subtilisin-like protease SBT3, which gives rise to MGFPYSLHLLFLSLFLSAHMFCFLAIAQRSTYIIHLDKSLMPNVFADHHHWHSSTIDSIKASVPSSVDRFHSTPKLVYSYDNVFHGFSAVLSQDELEALKKSPGFISAYKDRTVEPHTTHTSDFLKLNASSGLWPASGLGQDVIIGVLDSGVWPESPSFQDDGMPEIPKRWKGICKPGTQFNTSMCNRKLIGANYFNKGILANDPTVNISMNSARDTDGHGTHVASISAGNFAKGVSFFGYALGTARGVAPHARLAVYKFSFNEGTFLSDLVAAMDQAVADGVDMISISYGSRFTPLYEDAISIASFGAMMKGVLVSASAGNLGPDTGTLKNGSPWILCVASGHTDRTFAGTLTLGNGLKIRGWSLFPGRAIVMDSPVIYNKTLSGCSSEELLSQVEDPERTIIICDDNGDSSDQMRTVTRARLKAGIFISDDPGVFRSASFPNPGVVINKKEGKQVINYVKNNVTPTATIMFQETYLDAKPAPVVAASSGRGPSRSYLGIAKPDILAPGVLILAAYPPNVFATSIGANIQLSSDYILESGTSMAAPHAAGIAAMLKAAHPEWSPSAIRSAMMTTADPLDNTRKPILDSDVNWAATPLAMGSGHVDPNRALDPGLVYDATPQDYVNLLCSMNFTEEQFKTFARSSANYHNCSNPSADLNYPSFIALYSEEGNFTLLEQKFRRTVTNVGQGAATYKAKIKAPKKSKVSVSPQILVFKNKNEKQSYTLTIRYIGPNRNAGSITWVEENGNHSVRSPIVISPIIDVW